In the genome of Apodemus sylvaticus chromosome 2, mApoSyl1.1, whole genome shotgun sequence, one region contains:
- the LOC127677908 gene encoding olfactory receptor-like protein OLF3: MGKENQTWVSEFLLLGLSSDWGTQVSLFVLFLAMYLLTVLGNLLIILLITLDSKLHTPMYFFLSILSFVDICYTNSTVPQMLIHFLSARKSIPFHSCVMQLYISLAMGSTEFFLLGAMAYDRYVAVCHPLHYMVIMHGGLCLGLASACLTAGLTNSLMQTLMIFQLPFCHKIINHFACEMLAVLRLSCVDISLNKVMVAISGFLVIMLPCILVLFSYAHIVAAILRIRSSQGRRKAFGTCASHLTVVSMCFGTAIFTYMRPVGRSSAGQEKMVALFYAVVTPMLNPLIYSLRNNDVIGALKRTLEKLKEKNR, encoded by the coding sequence ATGGGCAAGGAAAATCAGACATGGGTGAGTGAATTCTTGTTGCTGGGTTTGTCCAGTGACTGGGGGACTCAGGTCTCCTTGTTTGTACTGTTCCTGGCCATGTACTTGCTGACTGTCCTGGGGAACCTCCTCATCATTCTCCTCATCACACTGGACAGCAagctccacacacccatgtacttcttcctcagcatcCTGTCATTTGTGGACATCTGTTACACCAACAGCACTGTCCCCCAGATGCTCATCCACTTCCTGTCAGCCAGGAAGTCCATCCCGTTTCACAGTTGTGTGATGCAGCTGTATATCTCCCTAGCCATGGGCAGCACAGAGTTCTTCTTGCTAGGTGCTATggcttatgaccgctatgtggcagTATGCCACCCTCTGCACTACATGGTCATCATGCATGGAGGGCTGTGCCTGGGGCTGGCTTCAGCCTGTCTGACTGCTGGTCTCACAAATTCACTAATGCAGACACTCATGATTTTCCAATTACCCTTCTGTCATAAGATCATCAATCATTTTGCCTGTGAGATGTTGGCTGTGCTGAGGCTGAGTTGTGTGGACATCTCCCTCAACAAGGTCATGGTAGCCATCTCAGGATTTCTGGTGATCATGCTTCCTTGTATTCTTGTGCTATTTTCCTATGCTCACATTGTTGCTGCCATTTTACGCATTCGCTCTTCCCAGGGACGGCGCAAAGCCTTTGGGACTTGTGCCTCCCACCTCACAGTGGTTTCTATGTGCTTTGGAACAGCCATATTTACATACATGAGGCCTGTGGGCAGATCTTCAGCAGGACAGGAGAAGATGGTTGCTCTCTTCTATGCTGTTGTGACCCCAATGCTCAATCCCCTCATCTACAGCTTGAGGAACAATGATGTGATTGGAGCTTTGAAAAGAACTTTGGAGaaacttaaggaaaaaaatagatga
- the LOC127677416 gene encoding olfactory receptor-like protein OLF3 codes for MGQEFVNQTWVNDFILLGLSSDWNTQVFLFVLILVMYIITVVGNSLILLLIRLDSRLHTPMYFFLSVLSIVDLCYGNSIAPQMLAHLVSAQKLIPFDCCVLQLCVSLALGGSEFFLLGAMSYDRYVAVCYPLHYTVIMDRGLCLGLAASCLVAGFLNSLMETVITFRLPLCRNVINHFACETLAVLRLACVDISFNKVMVAISGFLVIMLPCCLVLFSYTRIVIAILHIRSTQGRHKAFGTCASHLTVVCMCFGATIFTYLGPRSASSEDKEKMVALFYAVVAPMLNPVIYSLRNKEVMAALRKLVEKLR; via the coding sequence ATGGGTCAGGAATTTGTCAACCAGACGTGGGTGAATGATTTCATCCTCTTGGGGCTTTCCAGTGACTGGAACACTCaggtctttctctttgtcttgatCCTTGTCATGTACATCATAACTGTTGTGGGGAATTCTCTGATTCTACTCCTCATCAGACTGGACAGCAGACTTCAtactcccatgtacttcttcctcagtgtTCTGTCCATAGTGGATCTTTGCTATGGGAATAGTATTGCCCCACAAATGTTGGCTCACTTGGTTTCAGCCCAAAAGCTCATCCCTTTTGACTGCTGTGTACTCCAGCTCTGTGTCTCCTTGGCCTTGGGTGGATCTGAGTTCTTCCTTCTGGGAGCTAtgtcctatgaccgctatgtggcagTATGCTATCCATTGCACTATACTGTCATCATGGATAGAGGACTGTGCCTGGGACTGGCTGCCAGTTGCTTGGTGGCTGGTTTCTTGAATTCACTGATGGAGACAGTAATCACCTTCCGTCTTCCTCTGTGTCGCAATGTCATTAATCACTTTGCCTGTGAGACCCTTGCAGTGCTTCGGCTAGCCTGTGTAGACATCTCTTTCAACAAAGTCATGGTGGCCATCTCAGGGTTTCTGGTGATCATGCTTCCCTGTTGCCTAGTTCTATTTTCTTATACTCGGATAGTCATTGCCATTCTGCACATTCGTTCTACCCAGGGACGTCACAAGGCCTTTGGGACTTGTGCCTCTCACCTCActgtggtttgtatgtgctttGGAGCCACCATCTTCACTTACCTAGGGCCACGTTCTGCCTCATCTGAGGACAAGGAGAAAATGGTTGCTCTTTTCTATGCTGTGGTGGCACCCATGTTAAACCCTGTGATCTACAGCTTGAGGAATAAAGAAGTTATGGCTGCTCTTAGGAAACTTGTTGAAAAATTAAGGTAA